From a single Brassica oleracea var. oleracea cultivar TO1000 chromosome C5, BOL, whole genome shotgun sequence genomic region:
- the LOC106295648 gene encoding binding partner of ACD11 1 isoform X1, whose amino-acid sequence MDHQNGYGVEVTGLSPAVTEKDLVEFFSFSGAVEDIDIVKSGEQACTAYVMFKDSYSQETAVLLTGATILDQRVCITRWGQHHQEFDFWNASFEDEANSHPHPQRGEFNAGEAVTQAQEVVKSMLATGFVLGKDALTKAKAFDESHGVSAAAAARVSQLDQRFGLADKIFAGVEAVRLTDQKYHVSDKAKSAVSATGRTAAAAATSVVNSSYFSSGALWLSGALERAAKAASDLGSRGPRQ is encoded by the exons ATGGATCATCAAAATGGATACGGTGTGGAAGTTACTGGTTTATCACCAGCTGTCACTGAGAAAGATCTCGTAGAATTCTTCTCCTTCTCTGGTGCAGTTGAAGATATTGATATTGTCAA GTCTGGTGAGCAAGCGTGCACTGCTTATGTGATGTTCAAGGATTCTTATTCTCAGGAAACTGCTGTTCTACTCACT GGTGCAACGATATTGGATCAGCGCGTTTGCATCACTCGTTGGGGACAGCATCACCAGGAGTTTGACTTCTGGAACGCGAGTTTTGAAGATGAAGCTAACTCTCAT CCTCATCCGCAGCGAGGCGAGTTCAACGCGGGAGAAGCAGTGACACAAGCTCAAGAAGTGGTGAAATCAATGCTGGCTACAGGGTTTGTGCTAGGCAAAGACGCTTTAACCAAAGCTAAAGCCTTTGACGAATCCCACGGTGTATCAGCTGCGGCAGCTGCTAGAGTATCTCAACTAGACCAGAGGTTCGGTCTCGCTGACAAAATCTTCGCTGGGGTTGAAGCTGTCAGATTGACCGACCAGAAGTACCATGTTTCAGACAAAGCCAAATCAGCCGTCTCTGCCACGGGAAGAACCGCTGCGGCAGCTGCAACTAGCGTTGTCAATAGCAGTTACTTCTCCAGCGGAGCTCTTTGGCTGTCCGGTGCGTTAGAGCGGGCGGCTAAGGCTGCCTCTGATCTCGGCAGCCGTGGACCAAGGCAGTGA
- the LOC106344371 gene encoding uncharacterized protein LOC106344371: MAQVERAFGVTNIKTHIPFVLDLDVLNYDAWRELFLTHCLVFDVLGHVDGTSIPEGDDDQPWKKRDGIVKLWIYSTLAPPLFKSCFKTGGTARDIWLRIENQFRNNKEARAIQLDNDLRTKEIGDSTVHEYALALKSIADLLENVEAPVSDKTLVMYMLNGLNERFDHIINVIKHQKPFPSFDEARNMLEMEEARMKKPSKSSGTHADHSSSSTVLVTTQEGKNGQPRNQSRNSNNRGNRRGGRGRGHNFQNRYNFNNWNMQQQHWPGNYSPWNPQQAPWMMYPQGYNPRMFAPRPTNNQSHEANFAEGQFQPTTDFAESFNTMTLAEPYPNWYMDSGASSHLASSSGMLQSVLKLNTGNKVIVGNGSSIPIHFSGNTEINSKTHPLSLINVLIAPQIVKNLISVRRFTTDNWCSVEFDPFGFSVKDLQSQRILLRSESTGDLYSVPSSLNKAHHASPFITEPPSLWHKRLIHANNETIRSFQSSIKAFQCDNGGEYNNKKFMEHFDINGIAVRFSCPHTSQQNGKTKLAPSYWVEALHAATHVLNILPSSAIGNKTPHFMLHGHVPSYDHLKEKHDADGNHTSNKARLVANGKTQQAGVDYYETFSPVVKPASIRTVLNIALNRGWNINQLDVQNAFLHGTISETIYMHQPPGFVDKKNPHHTWKGYGLPSAVRRRYNPHRHPPFTTALRLLLGVKVEYNKAGILLSQQHYASEIIEKAGMSLCKPLSTPVDVNSKLSSEGGAKLDNPTHYRSLAGALQYLTFTRPDIAYVVQQVCLFMHDPRAQHMNAVKRIIRYLQGTKDQGIQIYRSSLDTLTAYSDADWAGCPDTRRSTSGYCVYLGENLISWSSKRQQTVSRSSAEAEYRGVANALAETCWLRNLLLELHIPMKKATLIFCDNVSSVYLSSNPVKHQRTKHVELDHHFVREKVALGEVKVFHVPSAYQYADIFTKGLPTSLFNNFRDSLTVRKSNAPTEGG, translated from the exons CAACCATGGAAGAAGCGTGACGGCATCGTAAAGCTTTGGATATATAGCACCTTAGCTCCTCCGTTGTTCAAATCTTGCTTCAAAACCGGAGGCACTGCTCGTGACATCTGGCTAAGAATTGAAAACCAATTCCGCAACAACAAAGAGGCTCGAGCCATTCAGCTCGACAATGATCTCCGAACAAAGGAGATTGGAGATTCAACTGTTCATGAGTACGCTCTAGCCCTCAAGTCAATAGCGGACCTTCTCGAGAACGTTGAGGCTCCCGTGAGCGACAAGACATTGGTCATGTACATGCTCAATGGTCTCAATGAACGTTTTGATCACATCATTAACGTGATCAAACATCAAAAGCCATTCCCCTCATTTGATGAGGCTCGCAACATGCTTGAAATGGAAGAGGCGAGAATGAAGAAACCAAGCAAAAGCAGTGGTACGCACGCCGATCATTCCTCATCCTCTACGGTGCTCGTTACAACTCAAGAGGGAAAGAATGGACAACCTCGCAATCAGTCAAGAAACTCCAACAACAGAGGCAATCGTCGTGGAGGTAGAGGCAGAGGACACAACTTCCAGAATCGATACAACTTCAACAACTGGAACATGCAGCAGCAGCATTGGCCAGGCAACTACTCGCCATGGAATCCTCAGCAGGCGCCTTGGATGATGTACCCACAAGGCTACAACCCACGCATGTTTGCTCCACGACCAACCAACAATCAATCTCACGAGGCCAACTTTGCAGAGGGACAATTTCAGCCAACAACGGACTTCGCAGAGTCTTTCAACACCATGACCTTGGCTGAACCATATCCAAACTGGTACATGGACTCGGGAGCTTCTTCCCACTTGGCCTCTTCTTCAGGTATGCTCCAATCTGTTCTTAAATTGAACACCGGAAATAAGGTGATCGTTGGTAATGGTTCCTCTATCCCTATACATTTCTCGGGAAACACTGAAATCAATTCAAAAACTCATCCTCTATCTCTCATAAATGTTCTTATTGCTCCACAAATTGTTAAAAACCTTATCTCAGTTCGTCGGTTTACTACTGACAATTGGTGCTCTGTGGAGTTTGATCCTTTTGGTTTTTCTGTGAAGGATCTTCAGTCGCAAAGAATTCTACTCCGCAGTGAATCAACCGGAGATCTCTATTCTGTCCCGTCTTCTCTCAATAAAGCTCATCATGCTTCTCCTTTCATAACTGAGCCGCCTTCTTTATGGCATAAAAGGTTGATACATGCTAATAATGAGACTATACGCTCT TTTCAATCATCCATAAAAGCTTTTCAATGTGACAATGGTGGAGAATACAACAACAAAAAGTTCATGGAGCATTTCGATATCAATGGTATTGCTGTTCGTTTCTCTTGTCCTCACACTTCACAACAAAATGGAAAAA CCAAATTAGCTCCATCATATTGGGTAGAGGCGCTTCATGCCGCTACTCACGTCCTTAATATCCTACCTTCGTCTGCTATTGGTAACAAAACTCCTCACTTCATGCTTCATGGACATGTCCCGTCTTATGATCACTTAAAG GAAAAACATGATGCAGATGGAAATCATACCTCCAACAAGGCTCGTTTGGTAGCTAATGGGAAAACACAACAAGCTGGAGTTGACTACTACGAGACTTTTAGCCCCGTTGTAAAGCCGGCGTCGATACGAACTGTCCTCAATATCGCCCTTAACCGTGGCTGGAACATCAATCAACTAGACGTACAGAACGCCTTCCTACACGGTACGATCTCAGAAACCATTTACATGCATCAGCCCCCGGGCTTTGTTGACAAGAAAAATCCACATCAT ACGTGGAAAGGATATGGCTTACCTTCTGCTGTCCGTAGACGATATAATCCTCACAG GCATCCTCCTTTCACAACAGCACTACGCCTCCTTCTAGGTGTGAAGGTTGAGTACAACAAAGCAGGCATCCTTCTTTCACAACAGCACTACGCCTCGGAGATAATTGAGAAAGCAGGAATGTCTCTATGTAAACCTCTCTCCACACCAGTTGACGTAAACTCCAAGCTTTCTTCAGAAGGAGGCGCCAAACTCGATAACCCGACACATTACCGGAGCTTGGCTGGAGCGCTTCAATACCTGACCTTCACGCGACCGGACATAGCCTACGTGGTGCAGCAGGTGTGTCTGTTCATGCACGATCCAAGGGCTCAACACATGAATGCCGTAAAGAGGATCATACGATATCTACAGGGCACAAAAGATCAAGGAATTCAAATCTACAGGTCTAGCCTCGACACTCTAACGGCTTACTCAGACGCTGATTGGGCTGGCTGTCCTGACACCAGACGCTCCACATCAGGATACTGTGTCTATCTTGGAGAGAACTTAATCTCTTGGTCATCAAAACGACAACAAACGGTCTCACGCTCCAGCGCCGAAGCAGAATACCGAGGAGTCGCCAATGCTTTAGCAGAGACATGTTGGCTTCGCAACCTACTTCTCGAGCTCCACATACCAATGAAGAAAGCAACTCTGATATTCTGCGACAATGTCAGCTCAGTTTACCTCTCCTCCAATCCTGTCAAGCACCAACGCACGAAACACGTTGAACTTGATCACCATTTTGTCAGAGAAAAAGTTGCTTTGGGTGAGGTCAAAGTCTTTCACGTTCCATCAGCGTATCAGTATGCTGATATATTTACCAAAGGACTACCGACATCATTGTTCAACAATTTCAGAGACAGCTTGACCGTTAGGAAATCCAACGCTCCAACCGAGGGAGGGTGA
- the LOC106295648 gene encoding binding partner of ACD11 1 isoform X2 produces the protein MDHQNGYGVEVTGLSPAVTEKDLVEFFSFSGAVEDIDIVKSGEQACTAYVMFKDSYSQETAVLLTGATILDQRVCITRWGQHHQEFDFWNASFEDEANSHRGEFNAGEAVTQAQEVVKSMLATGFVLGKDALTKAKAFDESHGVSAAAAARVSQLDQRFGLADKIFAGVEAVRLTDQKYHVSDKAKSAVSATGRTAAAAATSVVNSSYFSSGALWLSGALERAAKAASDLGSRGPRQ, from the exons ATGGATCATCAAAATGGATACGGTGTGGAAGTTACTGGTTTATCACCAGCTGTCACTGAGAAAGATCTCGTAGAATTCTTCTCCTTCTCTGGTGCAGTTGAAGATATTGATATTGTCAA GTCTGGTGAGCAAGCGTGCACTGCTTATGTGATGTTCAAGGATTCTTATTCTCAGGAAACTGCTGTTCTACTCACT GGTGCAACGATATTGGATCAGCGCGTTTGCATCACTCGTTGGGGACAGCATCACCAGGAGTTTGACTTCTGGAACGCGAGTTTTGAAGATGAAGCTAACTCTCAT CGAGGCGAGTTCAACGCGGGAGAAGCAGTGACACAAGCTCAAGAAGTGGTGAAATCAATGCTGGCTACAGGGTTTGTGCTAGGCAAAGACGCTTTAACCAAAGCTAAAGCCTTTGACGAATCCCACGGTGTATCAGCTGCGGCAGCTGCTAGAGTATCTCAACTAGACCAGAGGTTCGGTCTCGCTGACAAAATCTTCGCTGGGGTTGAAGCTGTCAGATTGACCGACCAGAAGTACCATGTTTCAGACAAAGCCAAATCAGCCGTCTCTGCCACGGGAAGAACCGCTGCGGCAGCTGCAACTAGCGTTGTCAATAGCAGTTACTTCTCCAGCGGAGCTCTTTGGCTGTCCGGTGCGTTAGAGCGGGCGGCTAAGGCTGCCTCTGATCTCGGCAGCCGTGGACCAAGGCAGTGA
- the LOC106295649 gene encoding uncharacterized protein LOC106295649 encodes MIGCKKHTTQSSLAHSTTNKKAFTMAASSIPPSTIIVRKSLLLSTTTFSFPASSLPSSISLPQKHIHRRLLLASSSSSSSAAVPSDSKPAAKKETVYFDGGAHYGDLLANLVLGLTILWLPLTLAAVSRAFNLRYRFTNLRVTVISGITGEDRSDFSYKVIKDVQVVPRFIGEWGDIIITLRDGTKVDLRSVPKFREIAKYCLSMADQPAVVKESDAKGF; translated from the coding sequence ATGATAGGATGCAAAAAACACACAACTCAATCCTCTCTCGCTCACTCCACAACGAACAAGAAGGCTTTTACCATGGCTGCTTCCTCAATTCCGCCGTCAACCATCATCGTTCGCAAATCGCTCCTCCTCTCCACCACCACTTTCTCCTTCCCCGCTTCTTCCTTGCCTTCCTCCATCAGCTTACCGCAAAAACACATTCACAGAAGACTCCTCCTAGCTTCCTCCTCCTCCTCCTCCTCAGCCGCCGTTCCTTCCGATTCCAAACCCGCAGCGAAGAAAGAAACTGTCTATTTCGACGGCGGAGCTCATTACGGGGATCTACTGGCGAACCTCGTCTTAGGCCTAACCATCCTCTGGCTCCCACTAACGCTAGCAGCCGTGTCTCGAGCGTTTAACCTCCGTTACAGGTTCACCAACCTCCGCGTGACGGTGATATCGGGGATCACCGGAGAAGACCGGAGCGATTTCTCGTACAAGGTGATCAAGGACGTCCAGGTTGTGCCGAGGTTCATCGGAGAATGGGGGGACATCATCATCACGCTGAGAGACGGGACGAAAGTGGATCTGAGAAGCGTTCCTAAGTTCAGAGAGATTGCTAAGTACTGCTTGTCCATGGCTGATCAACCTGCCGTTGTCAAAGAATCTGATGCTAAAGGCTTCTGA